One window of the Xiphophorus couchianus chromosome 12, X_couchianus-1.0, whole genome shotgun sequence genome contains the following:
- the cds2 gene encoding phosphatidate cytidylyltransferase 2 — MAELRHRGAKDSEPPLEQQPSEDKGSDSELKADKEGVSDESKVDSGVPEVPVPPDDTPEVLNKALSGLSSRWKNWWVRGILTLAMISFFFFIIYLGPMVLMMIVLCVQIKCFHEIITIGYNVYHSYDLPWFRTLSWYFLLCVNYFFYGETVTDYFFTLVQREEPLRILSKYHRFISFALYLTGFCMFVLSLVKKHYRLQFYMFGWTHVTLLIVVTQSHLIIHNLFEGMIWFIVPISCVICNDIMAYMFGFFFGRTPLIKLSPKKTWEGFIGGLFATIVFGIMLSYVMAGYRYFVCPVEFNNDSNSFQVDCEPSELFQLQDYNLPGVLESVTGWTTVRLYPFQIHSIALSSFASIVGPFGGFFASGFKRAFKIKDFANTIPGHGGIMDRFDCQYIMATFVNVYIASFIRGPNPSKVVQQLLALRSDQQLYIFNSLKAHLTEKGLLRAAEAAA, encoded by the exons GGCTCAGACAGCGAGCTGAAAGCAGACAAAGAGGGCGTCTCCGACGAGTCCAAGGTGGACTCGGGAGTCCCCGAGGTGCCGGTCCCTCCTGATGACACCCCCGAGGTTCTCAACAAGGCCCTGTCTGGACTCTCCTCAAG ATGGAAGAACTGGTGGGTACGAGGCATCCTAACACTAGCCATgatctccttcttcttcttcatcatctACCTGGGCCCCATGGTCCTCATGATGATT GTCCTCTGCGTTCAGATCAAGTGTTTCCATGAAATCATCACGATCGGGTACAACGTGTACCACTCCTACGACCTGCCCTGGTTCCGGACGCTGAGCTG GTACTTCCTGCTGTGCGTGAACTACTTCTTCTACGGCGAGACCGTGACCGATTACTTCTTCACGCTGGTGCAGAGAGAGGAGCCTCTTCGCATCCTCAGCAAATACCACCGCTTCATCTCCTTCGCGCTCTACCTCACAG GTTTCTGCATGTTCGTGCTGAGCTTGGTGAAGAAACATTACCGCCTTCAGTTCTACATG TTTGGCTGGACCCATGTGACTCTGCTGATCGTAGTGACCCAGTCCCACCTCATCATCCACAACCTGTTCGAGGGGATGATCTG GTTCATCGTTCCCATTTCCTGTGTGATCTGCAACGACATCATGGCCTACATGTTTGGTTTCTTCTTCGGCCGAACGCCGCTCATTAAG CTGTCGCCTAAGAAGACATGGGAGGGATTTATTGGTGGATTATTCGCCACGATTGTGTTTGGTATCATG CTCTCGTACGTCATGGCTGGATACCGCTACTTTGTTTGTCCTGTGGAGTTCAACAACGACTCCAACAGTTTCCAGGTGGACTGTGAGCCATCAGAGCTGTTTCAGCTGCAGGACTACAACCTGCCAGGAGTCCTGGAGTCTGTCACCGGATGG ACCACCGTGCGTCTGTATCCGTTCCAGATCCACAGCATCGCTCTCTCCTCCTTCGCCTCCATTGTGGGGCCCTTCGGCGGCTTCTTTGCCAGCGGCTTCAAGAGAGCATTTAAGATCAAG GATTTTGCCAACACCATACCGGGTCACGGAGGCATTATGGACAGATTTGACTGCCAGTACATAATGGCCACATTTGTCAATGTCTACATTGCCAGCTTCATCAG GGGCCCCAACCCCAGTAAGGTGGTCCAACAGCTCCTGGCCCTGCGGTCCGACCAGCAGCTCTACATCTTCAACTCCCTGAAGGCTCACCTGACGGAGAAGGGTTTGCTGCGAGCTGCCGAGGCGGCCGCTTAG
- the arhgap25 gene encoding rho GTPase-activating protein 25, whose product MSLKLPRNWDFSTFKTETARIARSKSVIPGEGTPGSGSPCSPRSMEIPLKAGWLKKQQRSLVKNWQQRYFVLRGSTLTYHKDDKETTVQGVIQLRFSKVNELTPSSDDAGKYLFEITPHSTGDRERCPYVLMASSQSDLDDWVRTLRRVIGMPTSAVFGKSLIDTLTYEQRFGPHTVPILVQKCAEFIIEHGLEEEGIFRLPGQDNAVRQFRDAFDAGERPSFPSDTDVHTVASLLKLYLRELPEPVVPWSQYQDFLDCTNLLNIRSKEGWEKLEKQVALLPRANYNILSYVCRFLFQVQQHSDVNKMNVENLATVMGINLLKPQLEDPMTVMKATPQIQNLMRVMIKQHKTLFPVSKDVLPASPSNKADSQKNAPRSFVGWESAELGDASLSESPEEEEDTDSPGPLRSDFLHKPVLQDPTSPGADDWSGSPRKRTQTLPTFNCPLTGMAAKADALNRWSRIHESGEEKSGTLSEDIFKILDLRTSGSFFGVTQMSVQEDGSRLTERRGSDNTSSSSTAAPQKPESSLQPAKVLTHQKSVDSLMANRAVRQVNSKPEQKDDPEQLAKTMEQQNKELKAAVAELQAALEEERCHVAALEICLKNAERSRDEAQRRNDELQRDIQKFLVREKQGST is encoded by the exons ATGTCTCTGAAACTACCTCGGAACTGGGACTTCAGCACCTTCAAGACCGAGACGGCTCGGATAG CCCGATCCAAGAGCGTGATTCCTGGAGAGGGGACCCCCGGGTCGGGCTCGCCGTGCTCCCCCAGGTCCATGGAGATCCCCCTGAAGGCCGGCTGGCTCAAGAAGCAACAGAGGTCGTTGGTGAAGAACTGGCAGCAGCGCTACTTCGTGCTAAGAGGAAGCACTCTGACCTACCACAAAGATGACAAAGAGACCACTGTGCAG GGAGTCATCCAGCTGCGCTTCAGTAAAGTCAACGAACTCACACCAAGTTCAGATGATGCTGGAAAGTACCTCTTTGAGATCACACCAC attcgACCGGAGACAGAGAGCGGTGTCCGTACGTCCTCATGGCCAGCTCCCAAAGCGATCTGGACGACTGGGTCCGAACGCTGCGCCGAGTCATCGGAATGCCAACAAGTGCAG TGTTCGGAAAGAGCCTCATTGACACTTTAACGTACGAGCAGCGCTTCGGGCCTCACACGGTACCAATACTGGTACAGAAGTGTGCGGAGTTCATCATAGAGCACGGGCTGGAAGAGGAGGGAATCTTCCGCCTTCCCGGTCAGGACAACGCCGTCAGACAGTTTAGAGACGCCTTTGACGCAGGAGAAAGGCCTTCCTTTCCGAG TGACACAGATGTCCACACGGTGGCGTCGCTGCTCAAACTGTACCTGCGCGAGCTGCCTGAACCTGTGGTGCCATGGTCTCAGTACCAGGACTTCCTGGACTGCACTAACTTGCTGAATATAAGGAGCAAAGAG GGCTGGGAGAAGCTGGAGAAACAAGTAGCTCTTCTCCCCAGAGCCAACTACAACATTCTCAGTTATGTCTGCCG gtttttatttcaggtgcAGCAACACTCCGATGTGAATAAGATGAACGTGGAGAACCTGGCAACTGTGATGGGAATCAACCTGCTCAAACCTCAGCTAGAAGATCCGATGACTGTCATGAAGG CAACTCCTCAGATCCAGAACTTGATGAGAGTGATGATCAAGCAGCACAAAactctgtttcctgtctccaAAGACGTTCTTCCTGCTTCCCCTTCAAACAAGGCTGACAGTCAGAAGAATGCCCCTCGGAGCTTTGTGGGCTGGGAGTCTGCCGAG CTGGGAGATGCGTCTTTGTCTGAGTCtccagaggaggaagaggacacCGACAGTCCAGGTCCACTAAGAAGCGACTTCCTCCACAAGCCGGTCCTCCAGGACCCAACGTCGCCCGGCGCGGACGACTGGTCCGGCAGTCCCCGCAAGCGCACCCAAACCCTGCCCACCTTCAACTGCCCCCTCACTGGGATGGCAGCCAAGGCGGACGCCCTCAACAGGTGGAGCCGCATCCATGAGAGCGGCGAGGAGAAGAGTGGAACTTTGTCTGAGGACATTTTCAAAATCCTGGACCTGCGGACTTCGGGGTCGTTTTTTGGAGTTACTCAGATGAGCGTCCAGGAGGATGGGAGCAGGTTAACAGAGCGGAGGGGAAGCGACAACACGAGTTCTTCTTCCACCGCCGCCCCCCAGAAACCTGAGAGCAGCCTTCAGCCTGCGAAGGTGCTGACTCACCAAAAGAGCGTGGACAGCCTGATGGCGAACAGAGCGGTGCGGCAGGTCAACAGCAAGCCTGAACAGAAGGATGACCCTGAACAGCTTGCTAAAAC GATGGAACAGCAGAACAAGGAGCTGAAGGCCGCTGTGGCGGAGCTCCAGGCTGCTCTGGAGGAAGAGCGCTGCCATGTGGCTGCTCTAGAGATCTGCTTGAAGAATGCAGAACGCAGCAGAGATGAGGCCCAGAGACGCAACGACGAGCTGCAAAGAGACATTCAGAAATTCCTTGTCCGAGAAAAGCAAggttcaacttaa